The genomic region AGTGGTCGCCGGAGGCGATCGAGGATCTCGAAGCCATCGCCGAATATATCGCACGGGATTCTGAGTATTACGCTCGGGCGGTTGTCACCGAAATATTGTCGGTTTCACGGAGCACCGGCGAGTTTCCGTTGATAGGCCGCATCGTACCAGAGATCGGGGATGAGCATATTCGAGAGCGATTCATTTACAGCTATCGATTAGTGTATCGGGTCGAATCCGTGAGAATTCTGATTGTGGCAGTGATACATGGGAAACGATTGCTTGAGAATATCGCGGAACGGATCGGAGGCAGCACATAACGCCGTCCATCAGCCGATGCCAAAAAGCGGCTGATGGACGGCGTTGGGCAAAGGAGGTGTAATGAGGCATGTCCTGTCCCGGGTCGAATTTGCCCGCCAGGATTTCCATCGCCAATGGTTCCTCGATGAGGTGCTGGATTGCCCGGCTTAATAATAATGGAGGACAGGCCCTGGGGTATCCCCAGATAATCTACTTACGTTGAGCAATTCCGGGAGAGTCGCCGATTGCTGGATGAGGGGGAACTGCCGTAATCCGGCGTTGCGGATGCCAGCCGGGTTTAGGGCTCGATAAAGGCGCTGCGGTGATATTCCGCGGCGGCCCGAACCTCCCGGAGGCCGCACTCCTCGACTTGGGCCGGCGGGCCGCCCGTCAGCACTTCGAGCACCGTGCTTACGCCGCCGGAGAGCGATTCTAGATTGTATCCGCCCTCCAGCACGAATACCAGACGCCCGTCGCAATGGCGGTCGGCCAGTTCCTGAAGCACGCCGGTCATGGCGCTGAAACCTTCATAACCGAGATTCAGGGACAGGTCCAGGCGATGGGCGTCGAATCCGGCGGAGACCACGATCAAGTTCGGCTGAAACCAATCCGCTGCGGGCACCAGGATGTCCCAATAGGCCCGCAGCATAGCCACGTCCCCGGTGCCCGGGGGCAGGGGCACATTGACCGTCTTTCCTTCGCCCAGTCCGCCGCCCACCTCGTCCAGCGCTCCCGTGCCCGGGTAGAAGGGGGCGGCGCGATGGGTATCGAAAAACAGCACGTTTTCGTCGGCCCAGAAGATCTCCTGGGTGCCGTTGCCGTGGTGGGTGTCCCAGTCCACGATGAGTATTCGCTCCATGCCGAGCTCGGCTTGAGCGTGCGCGGCGGCG from Methylohalobius crimeensis 10Ki harbors:
- a CDS encoding type II toxin-antitoxin system RelE/ParE family toxin; the protein is MDLEVKWSPEAIEDLEAIAEYIARDSEYYARAVVTEILSVSRSTGEFPLIGRIVPEIGDEHIRERFIYSYRLVYRVESVRILIVAVIHGKRLLENIAERIGGST
- a CDS encoding histone deacetylase family protein, with amino-acid sequence MTIGDREVLVFHDDRMLGHSPDIRETFLSSRLERKVQQMIAGLSIKWSYPEHPGRITSIMERLQRDPIPGVRFEQGTSATLEQLGRVHTSSYLKSIRNLRGKNAWLDIDTTSVSPNSVEAAEVAAGTAIAAVEAVVEGRTSSAFALVRPPGHHAEPVRARGFCLFNNAAVAAAHAQAELGMERILIVDWDTHHGNGTQEIFWADENVLFFDTHRAAPFYPGTGALDEVGGGLGEGKTVNVPLPPGTGDVAMLRAYWDILVPAADWFQPNLIVVSAGFDAHRLDLSLNLGYEGFSAMTGVLQELADRHCDGRLVFVLEGGYNLESLSGGVSTVLEVLTGGPPAQVEECGLREVRAAAEYHRSAFIEP